Proteins encoded by one window of Dermochelys coriacea isolate rDerCor1 chromosome 13, rDerCor1.pri.v4, whole genome shotgun sequence:
- the LOC119841669 gene encoding basement membrane-specific heparan sulfate proteoglycan core protein-like isoform X2, whose product MALTLLLPVLASLQLLPRLVSPAAKLPAPAFSVHPLKVEYLLGDIVDLTCSAPAVKDWVSVFQYYSNTGWAVSAWVSSGWKHTYNLNITEPRSAGSYSCNYYTGKSGSFVHSLESNHITIRVKDPPAEPTLRVDPTSGVMSEGHPLLITCTAPGDARQLRFHFYQDGAKIIPGDAGSEISTAEPGNSSMTVSVLSIPRADTNSTGEYTCQYEEKQSERWMLSTRSQAVTVTLKDPPPQPVLSMDPPSGGVTKGSLCSSPAQPPEMPDEWRFHFYKDGAEIIPGDMGLRSAP is encoded by the exons ATGGCGCTAACTCTCCTTCTGCCTGTGCTGG cCTCTCTCCAGCTCCTTCCCCGGCTGGTGTCCCCTGCAG CTAAACTCCCAGCTCCAGCCTTCTCCGTGCATCCCCTGAAGGTTGAATACCTGCTCGGAGACATCGTGGACCTCACATGCTCTGCTCCCGCCGTGAAGGATTGGGTGTCGGTATTCCAATACTACAGCAATACGGGATGGGCTGTTTCAGCCTGGGTGTCCTCCGGGTGGAAACACACCTACAACCTCAACATCACGGAGCCACGGAGTGCGGGTTCGTACAGTTGCAACTATTACACGGGCAAGTCTGGTAGTTTCGTCCACTCCTTGGAGAGCAACCATATCACCATCCGAGTCAAAG ACCCCCCTGCAGAGCCGACACTGAGAGTGGATCCCACGTCTGGAGTGATGAGCGAAGGGCATCCCCTACTCATCACCTGCACGGCCCCCGGGGACGCCAGACAGCTGAGGTTTCACTTCTACCAGGATGGGGCCAAGATCATCCCTGGGGACGCTGGGTCTGAGATCAGCACCGCAGAGCCCGGGAATAGCTCAATGACAGTCTCTGTGCTCAGCATCCCGCGGGCTGACACCAACAGCACCGGGGAATACACCTGTCAGTACGAGGAGAAACAGAGCGAGAGATGGATGCTGTCCACCAGGAGCCAGGCTGTGACTGTTACCTTGAAAG ATCCCCCTCCACAGCCAGTGCTGAGCATGGATCCCCCATCAGGAGGGGTCACGAAGGGTTCCCTCTGC TCATCACCTGCACAGCCCCCGGAGATGCCAGACGAGTGGAGATTTCACTTCTACAAGGACGGGGCCGAGATTATCCCCGGGGACATGGGTCTGAGATCAGCACCATAG
- the LOC119841669 gene encoding basement membrane-specific heparan sulfate proteoglycan core protein-like isoform X1, giving the protein MALTLLLPVLASLQLLPRLVSPAAKLPAPAFSVHPLKVEYLLGDIVDLTCSAPAVKDWVSVFQYYSNTGWAVSAWVSSGWKHTYNLNITEPRSAGSYSCNYYTGKSGSFVHSLESNHITIRVKDPPAEPTLRVDPTSGVMSEGHPLLITCTAPGDARQLRFHFYQDGAKIIPGDAGSEISTAEPGNSSMTVSVLSIPRADTNSTGEYTCQYEEKQSERWMLSTRSQAVTVTLKDPPPQPVLSMDPPSGGVTKGSLCSTARTRGCQEWRFPLLQRLGKDCPWDAGLRSASRSQHQI; this is encoded by the exons ATGGCGCTAACTCTCCTTCTGCCTGTGCTGG cCTCTCTCCAGCTCCTTCCCCGGCTGGTGTCCCCTGCAG CTAAACTCCCAGCTCCAGCCTTCTCCGTGCATCCCCTGAAGGTTGAATACCTGCTCGGAGACATCGTGGACCTCACATGCTCTGCTCCCGCCGTGAAGGATTGGGTGTCGGTATTCCAATACTACAGCAATACGGGATGGGCTGTTTCAGCCTGGGTGTCCTCCGGGTGGAAACACACCTACAACCTCAACATCACGGAGCCACGGAGTGCGGGTTCGTACAGTTGCAACTATTACACGGGCAAGTCTGGTAGTTTCGTCCACTCCTTGGAGAGCAACCATATCACCATCCGAGTCAAAG ACCCCCCTGCAGAGCCGACACTGAGAGTGGATCCCACGTCTGGAGTGATGAGCGAAGGGCATCCCCTACTCATCACCTGCACGGCCCCCGGGGACGCCAGACAGCTGAGGTTTCACTTCTACCAGGATGGGGCCAAGATCATCCCTGGGGACGCTGGGTCTGAGATCAGCACCGCAGAGCCCGGGAATAGCTCAATGACAGTCTCTGTGCTCAGCATCCCGCGGGCTGACACCAACAGCACCGGGGAATACACCTGTCAGTACGAGGAGAAACAGAGCGAGAGATGGATGCTGTCCACCAGGAGCCAGGCTGTGACTGTTACCTTGAAAG ATCCCCCTCCACAGCCAGTGCTGAGCATGGATCCCCCATCAGGAGGGGTCACGAAGGGTTCCCTCTGCTCAACCGCACGCACACGGGGCTGCCAGGAATGGAGGTTTCCACTTCTACAAAGATTGGGCAAAGATTGTCCCTGGGACGCGGGTCTGAGATCAGCATCAAGGAGCCAGCACCAGATCTAG
- the LOC119842265 gene encoding uncharacterized protein LOC119842265 isoform X2, giving the protein MELTLLLSVLASLHIFPSLVSPTAPLSTPTLSLHPPHPEFFEGERLTFKCSVPGAEEPMGYRFFDRSGERLLETPPDPYREARLQLRAQLATTGAYSCAYWMGASGQETLSEKSQPISVQVKDAPAAPSLSLNPRYRSYHAGDSVGLVCSAPPPWDRIKGFQYFGDGIAVFALTSSKSSYTYNLSITGPTVSGSYSCSYWVHLSGRNVPARRSEPVVISMRGSQENHRMEIQA; this is encoded by the exons ATGGAATTGACTCTCCTTCTGTCTGTGCTGG cCTCTCTCCACATTTTCCCCAGCCTGGTGTCACCTACAG CCCCCCTATCAACCCCCACACTCTcgctgcaccccccacatccggAGTTCTTTGAGGGGGAGCGTCTGACCTTCAAGTGCTCAGTTCCTGGGGCTGAGGAGCCGATGGGGTACCGGTTCTTCGACCGAAGTGGGGAGCGGCTCCTCGAAACACCCCCTGATCCCTACAGGGAAGCCCGGCTCCAACTCAGAGCGCAGCTGGCCACCACCGGGGCTTACAGCTGTGCATACTGGATGGGGGCATCCGGGCAAGAAACCCTATCTGAGAAGAGCCAGCCCATCTCCGTTCAAGTGAAGG atgcccctgcagccccatccctctcGTTGAATCCCCGGTACCGGTCGTACCATGCTGGTGACTCCGTGGGACTTGTGTGTTCAGCACCCCCTCCATGGGACAGGATTAAAGGCTTCCAGTACTTTGGAGATGGAATAGCTGTGTTCGCGCTGACTTCATCCAAGAGCAGCTACACTTATAACTTGAGCATCACTGGACCGACGGTATCTGGGTCGTACAGCTGTTCATACTGGGTACATCTGTCCGGACGGAATGTCCCAGCCAGGAGGAGTGAGCCAGTGGTCATCAGCATGAGAG GATCCCAGGAGAATCACAGGATGGAGATCCAAGCCTGA
- the LOC119842265 gene encoding uncharacterized protein LOC119842265 isoform X1: MELTLLLSVLASLHIFPSLVSPTAPLSTPTLSLHPPHPEFFEGERLTFKCSVPGAEEPMGYRFFDRSGERLLETPPDPYREARLQLRAQLATTGAYSCAYWMGASGQETLSEKSQPISVQVKDAPAAPSLSLNPRYRSYHAGDSVGLVCSAPPPWDRIKGFQYFGDGIAVFALTSSKSSYTYNLSITGPTVSGSYSCSYWVHLSGRNVPARRSEPVVISMRAHRGSWSRELAVGGSFFTLNSLIFLITYFLMKYEGSQENHRMEIQA; encoded by the exons ATGGAATTGACTCTCCTTCTGTCTGTGCTGG cCTCTCTCCACATTTTCCCCAGCCTGGTGTCACCTACAG CCCCCCTATCAACCCCCACACTCTcgctgcaccccccacatccggAGTTCTTTGAGGGGGAGCGTCTGACCTTCAAGTGCTCAGTTCCTGGGGCTGAGGAGCCGATGGGGTACCGGTTCTTCGACCGAAGTGGGGAGCGGCTCCTCGAAACACCCCCTGATCCCTACAGGGAAGCCCGGCTCCAACTCAGAGCGCAGCTGGCCACCACCGGGGCTTACAGCTGTGCATACTGGATGGGGGCATCCGGGCAAGAAACCCTATCTGAGAAGAGCCAGCCCATCTCCGTTCAAGTGAAGG atgcccctgcagccccatccctctcGTTGAATCCCCGGTACCGGTCGTACCATGCTGGTGACTCCGTGGGACTTGTGTGTTCAGCACCCCCTCCATGGGACAGGATTAAAGGCTTCCAGTACTTTGGAGATGGAATAGCTGTGTTCGCGCTGACTTCATCCAAGAGCAGCTACACTTATAACTTGAGCATCACTGGACCGACGGTATCTGGGTCGTACAGCTGTTCATACTGGGTACATCTGTCCGGACGGAATGTCCCAGCCAGGAGGAGTGAGCCAGTGGTCATCAGCATGAGAG cccacagaggcagctggtcccgGGAGTTGGCCGTGGGGGGATCATTCTTCACCCTCAACAGCCTCATCTTTCTCATCACCTACTTCCTGATGAAGTATGAAG GATCCCAGGAGAATCACAGGATGGAGATCCAAGCCTGA